TTCTTTAATATCCAGATGGAAGACTCTACATCTAATTACTGTTTTCTCTTTTAGTCTTTGTACACTTTATTTGTGCTATCATTTATCTGTCATTTACTCGTGTTTAAGTTACTTTAATGCCTGAATTCCCACCAGGGTGTTAATGAACGAACATTATATGTTTGTATTCCTATTGTACAGACTGGCTTACTCTTTCTCTCAGTCTTGTCAAATAAGTAAAGATGCtactatttaaatattttctgctCAAATCTCTCGCACTATTAAGGCTGCTGCAAATGCTTAACTTAGCACAGCCTATTGAATATTTATGCAGTCAGCCTCTCTAATCTTTGAAGGAAAACAAGTCAGTGATTAAATGCAATCCTCAATGAACGCATCGCCTGACATCTGGCACTGTTAATCAAATTTCTGCTCGGCTTTGGACTATTAATTTTGACAGGTTGGTTTTCTCTCCTACATCATTGGTCCACGCTGACATTCACCCACATAAACAATCTGAGATCTGATGTGGGATTTGTGCATATTACACACTTACTGCTTAGCTAATAAATCCCAGATCAAGGATAAAAATGTCAGTCTAACCATTTTTTCAcgagggctggacaattaatcatatttgcaaaataatcgcaatttaaaaaaaaaaaaacgcaaattccaaatcgcagagttcTGCAAATTTTGGCTACgtaaacaattaatggatcagacgcgtcctttaggtgttggtaatgcgtttaaagtgggtttggtTCCACATGGAAGAGaaaagagttgcagcagtgaaataatctaattttattatgtgttttagagtttatatactcatcatttttttttccagaaactttcaggaatctcaccacaggaTTAAATACCAGTCGAATGGTTAAATACATAGACCTGTTTTGTTGGTTGCAcattatgttcaacaaggattgatgtccaactctatttgcttgaataataatattctaatgaataaaaacagttaaattttcctgttttaaatggTCCCTGTTTACAAACAACTtcatctagaggccatttttgatGCTTGTGGTTATTgtagagaaaagtctaaattaaattgcagttatggttgaaatatactGTAATATTGATTATTGGCAGTCATACAGCCCTGTTTTCcctatatttgtttaaatcagGGAACCTCTGTACACACCGTTCCAGACAAATGCTTGTAAAGCTGTTAAGACGTGCACTGCTTGTTCTCCCCCTGGAGTTGTTTGGGAGGCATTTATCAGCATCAGATGCTGCTGATAgcttagcaaactcacacagcAGTGAAATATGACTCTGGAGTGCAGATGGTGATAATGAAGTTCCTCATagtcattaaaagaaaaaagattcttCTGAACTACTCCACCCGGGTTATTGCAGAGCAAAGCTGCTGAAGTTGAAGGACTTTGTCCATCCTGAATGTCTTCATGCTCATTTTGATTCTGGacgctgtgtgtttttgttttttctcagcaTTCTTCTGGATGAGGAGGGACATATCAAACTCACAGGTGAGTgtcccgcctcctcctcctccacctttcaGGATTTAATTGGTGCGCACCCGTTCCTCTCCTCTGCCCCACTGACCTTCAGCACTCACGGCGCAGGCTGTAGTCTTATCTGCTGGAGCATGTTTTCCAtgttaattattacactttatctTATTGTCATTATGGGTTCTCCTGCCACTGAGGAAAAGTCGACCTTTGGAGCTTTTAAAGAGGCGCACCTGAATGAATTAGAACGctgctaaaatgtttatttacttcaagaaatgcatttaaaagtgAAAGTCATAAATTATGCAAATTCATTACACAGAGCGACACGTTTCCTCTGTTTATTTCTACAAATTTTTTATGCTTCTGACATACAGTTAATGAAAACACATGATTGTCTCACAATTTAAACGATGAATAGGACCAAGAtggaaaaaatttaataataacagaaattttttattttggtcaaaACAATCGTGGGGAAAGCTGCTGTTATCCAGCAGACAATGAtacatttatcatttaaaatctaaagtaACACTTGAAATGTATCACTTTGTGTATCAGGAATGCATGTTTCATCTTTTGACATAAATTACATGAACGTTTTTATGACATTCTGCTTTGTTCAGTTGCAGCTGTACGTCGCACTGACGAGTCTAATGCAAAAAGATTAATTTCTGGAATTAAAAAgcttattttcttcatttttgcaGCACGttgatgcttttcttttattggttCGTGTCTTCCAGACTTCGGCTTGTGCAAAGAAGCCATCGATCATGAGAAGAAGGCCTATTCCTTCTGTGGTACTGTAGAGTACATGGCACCAGAGGTTGTCAACAGGCAGGGGCACACCCACAGCGCCGACTGGTGGTCGTTTGGGGTACTTATGGTGAGAAGATTAGAAGAAGCAATGTTCTTTGGGTTATCTAAAGCCTGTTTAAATTGTTGTCTAAATTTTTAATCATGTATGCAGCCATATTGactgtgtttttcctctgatAGTTCGAGATGCTGACAGGCTCTCTGCCGTTTCAAGGGAAGGACCGCAAAGAAACTATGAATCTGATCCTGAAGTGAGTAAAATCAGTGTGCAGGGAGGACTGTACACACGTTCCTGTTGTCTCATACTGTCGCTGTGCCCTGGGTGCAGTAATTAAAGCTCTATGCCGTAtgtccccccccacccctgtgTTTCAGGGCGCGCCTAGGGATGCCTCAGTTCCTCAGCGCCGAAGCCCAGTCTCTGCTCAGGGCTTTGTTCAAGAGGAACCCTGCCAACAGACTGGGTTAGTATTTCTGCAACACGGTTTTCACCAAAGGCAGAATTTCTGACACAGTTTGAGGAAAGGGTTATTTCAGATCTGTTTTTTTGCCGTCGCTTGAAGCTGCTAAAATCCGCCTGTGTGCTTGTAGGATCGTGTGCTGATGGCGCGGAGGAGATAAAGCGACACGGTTTCTTCTCCACCATAGACTGGAATGTGAGTGCCGCGTCTCCTCAGGAACCTTTTTTAAGTTGCGCATCGGGTCGCAGGTGGTGCTCAAAACATCAGCTGGTATGTGAGAGGTAACGACAAAATGTCCCATCCTTCTCAGAAACTCTTCCGAAGAGAAGTAAAGCCCCCGTTCAGGCCGGCTGTGGCCCGTCCGGACGACACTTTCTACTTCGACTCCGAGTTCACCTCCCGCACGCCCAAAGGTGAGAGCCCGGCTACAGAAACGCGGCGCCGCAGTCGGTGACGTCATCCATCTTGTCTCTACGGCGCCTGAATTTGTGATCGTGTTGCAGACTCCCCTGGTGTGCCCCCCAGTGCCGGAGCTCATCAGCTGTTCAGAGGCTTCAGCTTTGTTGCATCGACCATGTTGGAGGAGGAAGGTTTGGCAGAGCCCCCGCAGCCCCCGCCGCACCCCGTGGTCCAGGTCAGCTGTCAGTAGTTAAAAGCATatttctgctgctgtgagtGCGAACATTGTGCAACACTGTGAGAGAAACTGTAGGAAAGAATGAGTGAAAAGTAAGCGTGGTCTAAAAGTAAGGTTCCTCCATGGGGCTGCCATCACGCCTGCAGATCAGTTCTGCCCCAGATAGACACGACAGAAATAAACATCTGTATattttacctgaaaaaaaaaactcaatctctgcagctaaaaaacagaggaaggaaAATCCTCCCCGATTCCATGGACTCAGGGACTAAACGGGGGGGCTGCTTACATGTGTGTCAGCCTTAAAAGTACATTCCTCTTTGTCTCTTAGTTAAACCGTCACAATGAAGTTTAAGGCAAACAAGTGTTAAATcattttacaaaaccttttggTATGATCCCAAAAGGCTTCCATGGTTCTTATGCAGTCTGGAACAGTATTACTTGAGATTAAAGTGTTTTCCAGGTTTGCTTAattgtgtaaaaagaaaatatagcaTGAAACAAAATTTAGTATTTTTCTAGACTttaatttccatccatccatggaatCTGTTGTGCACCTCTGTACAACAACAAATCTTCGCAATCCTCTGTCCtaaaaagcgtttttttttttactgtaattgacattttttttgtcgcaGTAAAATGAAACCTAGTAGCATAAATCTGTATTGAAAACATAGGAAGTCAGCAATTCAATTCAGATAATTCCTCCTTAattcaaaaacagcttttgtcACTTTATTCGCTTGAGAAAACCAGCCCCAGCCCTTGATTTTGTGATGTTATGTCTCAATCACAaacctcagtgtattttattagaattttatgCAATTGAGCCATTAGTGCATTATTGTGAAGTTAAAGGAAAACTATGCatgattttttatatatatttttctgtaaaatacAGCATTTTTTGATTTGGTTTTGTTCCTGTCCAATTAATCAGTGCTTTGTAGATTTTGCTGCTAATCAGGTactgttgttttgctgttttaataACGATGTTTAAAACCATGCTGCTTACATgcagaataaagaacaaaagtgAAAAATCTTTACATTATGCTTATCCCTCATAAATACTCATTAACTGCTGGCAGTAGATccagagcagcagctggagttGCTGCAAAAAAATCCATCAATGTCATCCGCCGTCGGCTCTGTCAGCCTGTCACTCCTCCGCCGTTCTTCAAGCttcaactctctctctctctgcagcagctgcacgGAAAAAACCTTCTGTTCAGTGACGGGTACATCCTCAAGGAGGACATTGGCATGGGCTCCTTCTCTGTCTGTAAGCGATGCATCCACAAAACCACCAACACCGAGTACGCTGTCAAGGTACGAATAgacacaagaagaaaaaaaaataaatgttatttgatGGAAAACAGCTGCGggactttttcctgtttttgttgtgcTTCAGCTTCAGACTAGAATAGAGAAATGGGATGAAAATGAGTCTATATGTTGATGATAAACTATTtatgtcaatgtttttttgtttttttttcccaggttaTTGACAAGACTAGCACAGATCCCTCGGAGGAAATTGAGATTCTGCTGAGATATGGGCAGCACCCTAACATCATAACGCTGAAGGATGTGAGTCCACATCAACACCTGGCCGGTTATTTTAAGTAGAGGCCGTTTGGGTTTGTGACGCGTTGTTTCTGTTTCAGGTGTACGACAACGGGAAGCAGGTGTTCATGGTGACGGAGCTGATGCGCGGAGGAGAGCTGCTCGATCGCATCCTGAAGCAGAAGTTCTTCTCAGAGCGGGAGGCCAGCGCCGTGCTGCACACCATCACGAAGACCGTGGAGTACCTGCACTCACAGGGGGTGAGCACACACACGACCGCTGGTGCCACAGGACAGCCGCAATGagttttaaatcagttttgcttaaaaaaaaaaaaaaaaaaaaaaaaagggaggtggGCTTTCCAATTCCTTCATGCCAAATTGGAGTTTGAATCTGAAGAAATCTGGTgtaaaatctaacaaaaatgTATGATAGTCTACAGGAGCTGGTCATATAATTGGACagcaatttcattaaaaaaagtgaaacttgtagaTTATATTGATTCAtcgcacacagactgatatatttcatgtgtttatttctttaaatttttacGATTagaactgacaactaatgaataccccaaattcagtatcacagaaaataagaatcttgtgaaaaggtccaatattgAAAACACCTGGTGCCACACTGTAATCTACGGAGCCCGGGAGAactcactttaagtgatattttttttcaggtcgtgataatttgtgagcacgtttcttttaattgagtcctcgaattaataaaacttattcgagcacacgttttaattattcgtgggtgcgttttggtagatcgagatctcgaatatactataatgtgctcatgtttacatgtgtcaagacaatattgagtgcacgttttacatattgtggccacgtttaggtagatcgtgcacacaatgttctataaccatgttcactaaattgtgcgctcattttactatgcttaaaatgagagctcaatttagtcAAATGAGctcacattctctcaacatgcaaaacattttgcgatgatccctctagggctccgtagTAATCTAATCTAAGACAattcaggggttcccaaagtgggggtcgcGAGATAATTTGATGCTGAcatgctaaaaagatttagtatttaaCTGCACTTTTTTGTTATGAGGTTATGACTCTTTTCTTGTAGTTTTACAACTTTATGCTtgtaattttatgactttattctcacaatttcaaaaacaaaaaaaaaggcgtGTGGGGAAGGcgaagggaaggaaaagatgtggtagattgtgaaacaaaacccattAAAATGTGTTGGAGATTCCcaaagagtggactgcagctggatcaGAGCTTCAGAACCACCAGACAGACGTCTGCAGGTCCTGGTTCAGCTGCAGCGTTCCTGGTGTCAACCACTCTGGAACAAGAGACGGCGTCAGAAGCGTCTCGCCTGGACTGAagacaaaaaggactggactgctgctgagtcGTCCACAgttatgttctctgatgaaagtaaatttagcttttctgtggaaatcaaggtcccagagtctggagcaggagaggagaggcacagaatccacgttgctgAGGTCCAGTggaaagtttccacagtcagtgatggtttgggtgccgtgtcatctgctggtgttggtccactgtgttttctgaggtcaaaggtcaacgcagccgtctaccaggaggttttagagcacttcatgctccctgctgctgaccaactttatggagatgcagatttcagtttccaacaggacttggcacctgcacacagcaccaaagctaccagtacctggtcTAAGGACCATGGTGTCCCCGTTCTTAGTTGGCCAGCAAACTCGCCTGACTTTAACTCCACAGAAAATCTATGAGGtgttgtgaagaggaagatgcgaTACACCAGACttaacaatgcagaagagctgaaggccacaatcagagcaacctgggctctcagAACACCTGAGCAGCgccacagactgatggactccatgccacgccgcattgctgcagtaatccagggaaaaggagccccaactaaGTACTGAGCtgtacatgctcatactttACATGGTAATACTGTTGAGTTGCCCAACATTTCAGGAAATCCTCTTTTTATGTTGGTCTTAAGTAATATTGAAATTTTCTGAAGTGGCCCGTGTACTGATCCagaatcagtacaggggccacatatgggccccgggccgcactttggacacgcctgcCGTAAACCATAACCATTGAAATGAACATAGATGCTTGAAATGTGTCAATCTGTGTGTAATAAACCGATATACATCGTCTGTTTTACTCTTCAAACtaaatcactgaaataaataaggTTTTTGATGACACTCTTCTGTGGAGTCGTACCTAGAATGTAACAgtctgctgctctctgctctCCAGGTTGTGCACAGAGACCTAAAGCCCAGCAACATCCTCTACGTCGACGAATCGGGAAATCCCGAGTCCATCCGGATCTGCGACTTCGGCTTTGCCAAGCAGCTGCGCGCCAACAACGGCCTGCTCATGACGCCCTGCTACACGGCAAACTTCGTAGCTCCTGAGGTGAGCGGGCCCCAAAGGGGGAAAATGTTGCGCTTCCAATGACGATGTCTAAATTTGTAACGCGTAACAACGTGGGCTCGCAGGTGTTGAAGCGTCAGGGCTACGACGAAGGATGTGACATCTGGAGTCTGGGGGTCTTGCTGTACACCATGCTGGCCGGGTGAGTGCCCAGGCGTCTCCGTGTGTCCTTTCCTGTCGTAGCTCTTTTTATTCACTCTGTCCCGTTATCTCACTGCCACCAGTTTCACTCCATTCGCCAACGGGCCTGAGGACACGCCCAACGAGATTCTGAACAGGATAGGGAACGGTAGCTTCAGCCTGAACGGAGGAAACTGGGACACCGTGTCCGACGCTGCCAAGGTAGAGCTCCGAACCTTTGCTTAAAGTTTCCCTCGCATGTTTCTTCTTTGGTGTGCATTCTCCCATCCATAATGCGTTGGTTCTTCTAGGACCTCGTGTCCAAGATGCTTCATGTGGACCCCCATCAGAGACTGACCGCTAAGCAGGTCCTCAGACACCCCTGGATTGTCCAGAGGGACAAGCTACCCAACAGCCAGCTCCCTCACCAGGACCCCAAACTGGTCAAGGTAACGCAGCTCAGTCGATTTTCTACACGTAatgctgctctgttttctgaAGCAGATGCTTCTTTTCTCGGTCGGCACGCTCTCAGTCCTTGGAAATGCAAAATTTTTCACAACCTGGACAGTTCCCAGCTGGTTGTTGGTGTCGGGGGACTTCTTGACCAATCTCGGTTTCGTTCCAAGGGAAACGTTTGGGTGAGATAGTTGAGACTTGGAAATAATTCGATGTTCCACCAGGACAGGGATCTAGAAAGAGGTGACTAACATTAAGCTGCTGAAAATGCTCTGAAAAATACCTCACAGAGAATCTGATTAATATCAGGAAAGCGACCAGTGTCGATAAGTTCTTCTAAAGTTCTTCTAAAAAGAGTGGCGGACGCTTGCTGAAGGTTACAGAAAGCGCGTTACTGCAGTGCAACTTTCTAAGGGACACATTCAGTAACATTCAGGCCA
This Fundulus heteroclitus isolate FHET01 chromosome 19, MU-UCD_Fhet_4.1, whole genome shotgun sequence DNA region includes the following protein-coding sequences:
- the rps6ka1 gene encoding ribosomal protein S6 kinase alpha-1 isoform X2, whose protein sequence is MPLAQIAEPWPTMELVQLETENGQSTTEDGVTAAVKEDGDIKEINITHVVKEGSEKADASQFELLKVLGQGSFGKVFLVRKVTPPDANQLYAMKVLKKATLKVRDRVRTKMERDILADVNHPFVVKLHYAFQTEGKLYLILDFLRGGDLFTRLSKEVMFTEEDVKFYLAELALGLDHLHSLGIIYRDLKPENILLDEEGHIKLTDFGLCKEAIDHEKKAYSFCGTVEYMAPEVVNRQGHTHSADWWSFGVLMFEMLTGSLPFQGKDRKETMNLILKARLGMPQFLSAEAQSLLRALFKRNPANRLGSCADGAEEIKRHGFFSTIDWNKLFRREVKPPFRPAVARPDDTFYFDSEFTSRTPKDSPGVPPSAGAHQLFRGFSFVASTMLEEEGLAEPPQPPPHPVVQQLHGKNLLFSDGYILKEDIGMGSFSVCKRCIHKTTNTEYAVKVIDKTSTDPSEEIEILLRYGQHPNIITLKDVYDNGKQVFMVTELMRGGELLDRILKQKFFSEREASAVLHTITKTVEYLHSQGVVHRDLKPSNILYVDESGNPESIRICDFGFAKQLRANNGLLMTPCYTANFVAPEVLKRQGYDEGCDIWSLGVLLYTMLAGFTPFANGPEDTPNEILNRIGNGSFSLNGGNWDTVSDAAKDLVSKMLHVDPHQRLTAKQVLRHPWIVQRDKLPNSQLPHQDPKLVKGAMAATYSALKNSQPTPELKPIESSFLAQRRVKKLPSTSL
- the rps6ka1 gene encoding ribosomal protein S6 kinase alpha-1 isoform X3, encoding MWRFIFRTKPRTRENESQITWIEREFANIRDQEDGDIKEINITHVVKEGSEKADASQFELLKVLGQGSFGKVFLVRKVTPPDANQLYAMKVLKKATLKVRDRVRTKMERDILADVNHPFVVKLHYAFQTEGKLYLILDFLRGGDLFTRLSKEVMFTEEDVKFYLAELALGLDHLHSLGIIYRDLKPENILLDEEGHIKLTDFGLCKEAIDHEKKAYSFCGTVEYMAPEVVNRQGHTHSADWWSFGVLMFEMLTGSLPFQGKDRKETMNLILKARLGMPQFLSAEAQSLLRALFKRNPANRLGSCADGAEEIKRHGFFSTIDWNKLFRREVKPPFRPAVARPDDTFYFDSEFTSRTPKDSPGVPPSAGAHQLFRGFSFVASTMLEEEGLAEPPQPPPHPVVQQLHGKNLLFSDGYILKEDIGMGSFSVCKRCIHKTTNTEYAVKVIDKTSTDPSEEIEILLRYGQHPNIITLKDVYDNGKQVFMVTELMRGGELLDRILKQKFFSEREASAVLHTITKTVEYLHSQGVVHRDLKPSNILYVDESGNPESIRICDFGFAKQLRANNGLLMTPCYTANFVAPEVLKRQGYDEGCDIWSLGVLLYTMLAGFTPFANGPEDTPNEILNRIGNGSFSLNGGNWDTVSDAAKDLVSKMLHVDPHQRLTAKQVLRHPWIVQRDKLPNSQLPHQDPKLVKGAMAATYSALKNSQPTPELKPIESSFLAQRRVKKLPSTSL
- the rps6ka1 gene encoding ribosomal protein S6 kinase alpha-1 isoform X4; translated protein: MPSVTAFRRSATNESQITWIEREFANIRDQEDGDIKEINITHVVKEGSEKADASQFELLKVLGQGSFGKVFLVRKVTPPDANQLYAMKVLKKATLKVRDRVRTKMERDILADVNHPFVVKLHYAFQTEGKLYLILDFLRGGDLFTRLSKEVMFTEEDVKFYLAELALGLDHLHSLGIIYRDLKPENILLDEEGHIKLTDFGLCKEAIDHEKKAYSFCGTVEYMAPEVVNRQGHTHSADWWSFGVLMFEMLTGSLPFQGKDRKETMNLILKARLGMPQFLSAEAQSLLRALFKRNPANRLGSCADGAEEIKRHGFFSTIDWNKLFRREVKPPFRPAVARPDDTFYFDSEFTSRTPKDSPGVPPSAGAHQLFRGFSFVASTMLEEEGLAEPPQPPPHPVVQQLHGKNLLFSDGYILKEDIGMGSFSVCKRCIHKTTNTEYAVKVIDKTSTDPSEEIEILLRYGQHPNIITLKDVYDNGKQVFMVTELMRGGELLDRILKQKFFSEREASAVLHTITKTVEYLHSQGVVHRDLKPSNILYVDESGNPESIRICDFGFAKQLRANNGLLMTPCYTANFVAPEVLKRQGYDEGCDIWSLGVLLYTMLAGFTPFANGPEDTPNEILNRIGNGSFSLNGGNWDTVSDAAKDLVSKMLHVDPHQRLTAKQVLRHPWIVQRDKLPNSQLPHQDPKLVKGAMAATYSALKNSQPTPELKPIESSFLAQRRVKKLPSTSL
- the rps6ka1 gene encoding ribosomal protein S6 kinase alpha-1 isoform X1, which encodes MREAVYNSLEDADMEKEKKKFKLSRMLSLYPFRKSKLLTGGPAHCNSCRSTAAAGSSAGTDFPPEPRNEWTEDGDIKEINITHVVKEGSEKADASQFELLKVLGQGSFGKVFLVRKVTPPDANQLYAMKVLKKATLKVRDRVRTKMERDILADVNHPFVVKLHYAFQTEGKLYLILDFLRGGDLFTRLSKEVMFTEEDVKFYLAELALGLDHLHSLGIIYRDLKPENILLDEEGHIKLTDFGLCKEAIDHEKKAYSFCGTVEYMAPEVVNRQGHTHSADWWSFGVLMFEMLTGSLPFQGKDRKETMNLILKARLGMPQFLSAEAQSLLRALFKRNPANRLGSCADGAEEIKRHGFFSTIDWNKLFRREVKPPFRPAVARPDDTFYFDSEFTSRTPKDSPGVPPSAGAHQLFRGFSFVASTMLEEEGLAEPPQPPPHPVVQQLHGKNLLFSDGYILKEDIGMGSFSVCKRCIHKTTNTEYAVKVIDKTSTDPSEEIEILLRYGQHPNIITLKDVYDNGKQVFMVTELMRGGELLDRILKQKFFSEREASAVLHTITKTVEYLHSQGVVHRDLKPSNILYVDESGNPESIRICDFGFAKQLRANNGLLMTPCYTANFVAPEVLKRQGYDEGCDIWSLGVLLYTMLAGFTPFANGPEDTPNEILNRIGNGSFSLNGGNWDTVSDAAKDLVSKMLHVDPHQRLTAKQVLRHPWIVQRDKLPNSQLPHQDPKLVKGAMAATYSALKNSQPTPELKPIESSFLAQRRVKKLPSTSL